A genomic window from Longimicrobiaceae bacterium includes:
- a CDS encoding cysteine synthase A, producing MSRHQQPYDDVLQTIGWTPLIRLSRVAAGIRTPVYGKAEFMNPGGSVKDRIGLPIVEAAERSGALRPGGTIVEGTSGNTGVGLALAAAIKGYRCIFTMPDKMSQEKVRLLKAFGAEVIITPTAVAPDHPDNYVMMAKRIAEETPNAILANQFYNMANPEAHYATTGPELWEQTEGRITHFVAAAGTGGTVSGVGRYLKEKNPGVRIVAADPLGSILAESWRIGGEAEVGGAPYKVEGIGQDKIPGALDMSVIDDFVTVTDRDAFAMARRLTREEGLFVGGSAGLITHAALDLARELDDPDACVVTFLCDTGERYLSKLYNDEWMRENQLLEPDRVSIGMLLERRTGAPEEVISTTPGALVRQALGLMRLHDVSQLPVLEGDACVGSVTEYDLVTRGLESSRFLDATVGEVMEEPFPTIAASQPVDGVSKMLSRQTPAVLVRDGSRVAGIVTRSDVLQFLMSR from the coding sequence ATGTCCCGTCACCAGCAGCCCTACGACGACGTCCTCCAGACGATCGGGTGGACTCCGCTGATCCGCCTCAGCCGGGTGGCCGCCGGGATCCGCACCCCGGTGTACGGCAAGGCCGAGTTCATGAACCCCGGGGGCTCGGTCAAGGATCGCATCGGGCTCCCCATCGTCGAGGCGGCGGAGCGGAGCGGGGCGCTGAGGCCCGGCGGCACGATCGTCGAGGGGACCAGCGGGAACACCGGTGTGGGACTGGCCCTGGCCGCGGCCATCAAGGGGTACCGCTGCATCTTCACGATGCCGGACAAGATGAGCCAGGAGAAGGTGCGGCTCCTCAAGGCCTTCGGCGCCGAGGTGATCATCACCCCCACCGCGGTCGCGCCCGACCACCCGGACAACTACGTGATGATGGCGAAGCGGATCGCGGAGGAGACCCCCAACGCGATCCTGGCCAACCAGTTCTACAACATGGCGAACCCGGAGGCCCACTACGCGACCACCGGCCCCGAGCTGTGGGAGCAGACGGAGGGGCGGATCACGCACTTCGTGGCGGCCGCCGGCACGGGCGGCACCGTCAGCGGCGTGGGCCGCTACCTCAAGGAGAAGAACCCGGGCGTGCGCATCGTCGCCGCCGACCCCCTGGGCTCCATCCTCGCCGAGAGCTGGCGCATCGGGGGGGAGGCCGAGGTGGGCGGCGCGCCCTACAAGGTGGAGGGGATCGGGCAGGACAAGATCCCCGGGGCGCTGGACATGAGCGTCATCGACGACTTCGTGACCGTCACCGACCGCGACGCCTTCGCCATGGCGCGGCGGCTCACGCGGGAGGAGGGGCTGTTCGTCGGCGGCTCGGCCGGGCTCATCACGCACGCGGCGCTGGACCTCGCGCGCGAGCTGGACGACCCGGACGCCTGCGTGGTGACGTTCCTCTGCGACACGGGCGAGCGCTACCTCTCCAAGCTGTACAACGACGAGTGGATGCGCGAGAACCAGCTCCTGGAGCCGGACCGCGTCAGCATCGGAATGCTGCTGGAGCGGCGGACGGGCGCTCCCGAGGAGGTGATCAGCACCACGCCCGGGGCGCTGGTCCGGCAGGCGCTGGGGCTCATGCGGCTCCACGACGTCTCCCAGCTCCCGGTCCTGGAGGGCGACGCCTGCGTCGGGAGCGTGACGGAGTACGACCTGGTCACCCGCGGCCTGGAGAGCAGCCGCTTCCTGGACGCCACCGTCGGGGAAGTGATGGAGGAGCCGTTCCCGACGATCGCCGCCTCGCAGCCGGTGGACGGCGTGTCCAAGATGCTCTCGCGGCAGACGCCCGCGGTGCTGGTGCGCGACGGGTCGAGGGTGGCGGGCATCGTGACGCGCTCCGACGTGCTGCAGTTCCTCATGTCACGCTGA
- the mutS gene encoding DNA mismatch repair protein MutS, with amino-acid sequence MSTATDTPLMQQWREVKSRHPDAIVFFRVGDFYEMFNEDAEEGSRLLDLTLTSRNNGASRAPLAGVPAHALDNYLQRLVALGRRVAICEQVEDPREAKGIVRRAVTEMVTPGAVFSDALLDARRNNFLVALAGEPQGTDTLGLACVDLSTGELLLRRIPWAEVAAELGRIGPAEVLLPRSWEIFPVPGAEDATRTYRSDWLFDPEAGREELTRRFRVLGLDGFGLGTGDGDLVGACGALLGYLGEVQPGGVEHLRPPRVERAGDVMALDEMTRRNLEIVETLRGTGTEGTLLRVLDEALTPMGGRLLRRWIVSPLVRVEPIRARLDAVGELVDDGDRRGALRGALAEIRDLERLAAKVATGRVAPREMLALAASLARLPAVRAALEGTRSALLAGLRDGVDPLDEVREEIAAAVHPEAPASAADPGYIRAGYDADLDELRAARDGAVEWIARLQARERERTGIASLKVGFNQVFGYYLEVTRANLDRVPDDYHRKQTLANAERYFTPELKEWEEKVLGAEERIAALEQRLFSELRTRVAAEVARIQSTAERVAALDVLAGLAEVAVRREYVRPEVDEGYALDVEGGRHPVVETMMPREEFIPNDVRLDRDARVMVLTGPNMAGKSTVLRQVGLIALLAQVGSFVPARSARLGIVDRIFTRVGASDNLVRGQSTFMVEMSETAAILHGATERSLVLLDEIGRGTSTWDGLSVATAATEHLHDRVGAKTIFATHYHELTRLSERLPGVVNFNVAVRECGEEIVFLRRLLPGGADRSYGVEVARLAGLPREVVERAREVLAELEGAAPAPRNGNGKRPAAAPLPETQLVLFEAPPHPAVQRLRGMDVHNLTPVQALVLLAELVESARG; translated from the coding sequence ATGAGCACGGCCACGGACACCCCCCTGATGCAGCAGTGGCGGGAGGTGAAGTCCCGCCACCCCGACGCGATTGTCTTCTTCCGCGTCGGGGACTTCTACGAGATGTTCAACGAGGATGCCGAGGAAGGCTCCCGCCTCCTGGACCTCACCCTCACCTCGCGCAACAACGGCGCCTCCCGCGCGCCGCTCGCCGGGGTCCCCGCCCACGCCCTCGACAACTACCTGCAGCGCCTGGTGGCGCTGGGCCGCCGCGTCGCCATCTGCGAGCAGGTGGAGGACCCCCGGGAGGCCAAAGGGATCGTCCGCCGCGCCGTGACGGAGATGGTCACCCCGGGCGCGGTCTTCTCGGACGCGCTCCTCGACGCCCGGCGCAACAACTTCCTCGTGGCGCTCGCGGGCGAGCCGCAGGGGACGGACACGCTGGGGCTCGCCTGCGTGGACCTGTCCACGGGGGAGCTGCTGCTGCGGCGCATCCCCTGGGCGGAGGTGGCCGCGGAGCTGGGGCGGATCGGCCCCGCCGAAGTGCTGCTTCCGCGCTCCTGGGAGATCTTCCCCGTACCGGGAGCGGAGGACGCCACCCGGACCTACCGCAGCGACTGGCTCTTCGACCCGGAGGCGGGAAGGGAAGAGCTGACCCGCCGCTTCCGGGTGCTGGGGCTGGACGGCTTCGGCCTCGGCACCGGGGACGGCGACCTGGTGGGCGCGTGCGGCGCGCTCCTGGGCTACCTGGGCGAGGTCCAGCCGGGCGGAGTGGAGCACCTGCGCCCCCCGCGCGTGGAGCGCGCCGGCGACGTGATGGCGCTGGACGAGATGACCCGCCGCAACCTGGAGATCGTGGAGACGCTCCGCGGCACCGGGACGGAGGGGACGCTGCTGCGGGTGCTCGACGAGGCGCTCACCCCCATGGGCGGACGGCTCCTGCGCCGCTGGATCGTCTCCCCGCTGGTGCGGGTGGAGCCGATCCGCGCCCGCCTGGACGCCGTCGGCGAGCTGGTGGACGACGGGGACCGCCGCGGCGCGCTCCGCGGGGCGCTGGCGGAGATCCGCGACCTGGAGCGCCTGGCCGCCAAGGTGGCAACGGGGCGGGTGGCGCCCCGGGAGATGCTGGCGCTGGCGGCCTCGCTGGCGCGCCTCCCCGCCGTGCGCGCGGCGCTGGAGGGAACCCGGAGCGCGCTCCTGGCCGGGCTGCGCGACGGAGTGGACCCGCTGGACGAGGTGCGCGAAGAGATCGCGGCCGCCGTGCACCCGGAGGCGCCCGCCTCCGCGGCCGACCCGGGCTACATCCGCGCCGGGTACGACGCCGACCTGGACGAGCTGCGGGCGGCGCGCGACGGGGCCGTGGAGTGGATCGCCCGCCTCCAGGCGCGCGAGCGCGAGCGCACGGGGATCGCCTCGCTCAAGGTGGGCTTCAACCAGGTGTTCGGGTACTACCTGGAGGTCACCCGCGCCAACCTGGACCGGGTTCCCGACGACTACCATCGCAAGCAGACGCTGGCGAACGCCGAGCGCTACTTCACCCCCGAGCTCAAGGAGTGGGAGGAGAAGGTGCTCGGCGCCGAGGAGCGGATCGCCGCGCTGGAGCAGCGCCTCTTTTCCGAGCTGCGGACGCGGGTGGCGGCGGAGGTGGCGCGGATCCAGTCCACCGCCGAGCGCGTTGCGGCGCTGGACGTGCTCGCGGGTCTCGCCGAGGTGGCGGTGCGGCGCGAGTACGTCCGCCCCGAAGTCGACGAGGGGTACGCGCTGGACGTCGAGGGCGGGCGCCACCCCGTGGTGGAGACCATGATGCCGCGCGAGGAGTTCATCCCCAACGACGTGCGGCTGGACCGCGACGCGCGGGTGATGGTCCTCACCGGCCCCAACATGGCCGGCAAGAGCACCGTGCTCCGGCAGGTGGGGCTCATCGCCCTGCTGGCCCAGGTTGGGTCGTTCGTCCCGGCGCGATCGGCGCGCCTGGGGATCGTGGACCGCATCTTCACCCGCGTGGGCGCCTCCGACAACCTGGTGCGGGGGCAGTCCACCTTCATGGTGGAGATGAGCGAGACCGCCGCGATCCTGCATGGCGCCACCGAGCGGTCGCTGGTGCTGCTGGACGAGATCGGGCGCGGCACCTCCACCTGGGACGGGCTCTCCGTCGCCACCGCGGCCACCGAGCACCTGCACGACCGGGTGGGCGCGAAGACCATCTTCGCGACCCACTACCACGAGCTGACGCGCCTTTCCGAACGCCTCCCGGGCGTGGTAAACTTCAACGTGGCCGTGCGCGAGTGCGGCGAGGAGATCGTCTTCCTCCGCCGGCTCCTCCCCGGCGGCGCGGACCGCTCCTACGGGGTGGAGGTAGCGCGGCTCGCCGGGCTCCCCCGCGAGGTGGTGGAGCGCGCGCGGGAGGTCCTCGCCGAGCTGGAAGGCGCCGCCCCCGCGCCCCGGAACGGCAACGGGAAGCGGCCCGCGGCTGCGCCGCTCCCGGAAACGCAGCTCGTGCTCTTCGAAGCGCCGCCGCACCCCGCCGTACAGCGGCTGCGGGGCATGGACGTCCACAACCTGACCCCGGTCCAGGCGCTGGTGCTCCTGGCCGAGCTGGTCGAGTCCGCGCGGGGCTGA
- a CDS encoding energy transducer TonB, translating to MTPDRTTCLSLAAALLASAGCEAEPVPESPPRQVASSPFQYPEELWDAGVEGETLLRLYVGPGGTVDTTRVERTSGHPAFDQAAAAGARELRFEPARRGEDAVGMWVLLPVQFKMTPEGGAQPDPS from the coding sequence ATGACGCCCGACCGCACGACCTGTCTTTCGCTTGCCGCCGCGCTCCTCGCTTCCGCGGGGTGCGAGGCGGAGCCCGTCCCGGAGTCGCCCCCGCGGCAGGTCGCCTCATCGCCCTTCCAGTACCCGGAGGAGCTGTGGGACGCCGGGGTGGAGGGGGAGACGCTGCTCCGCCTGTACGTCGGTCCGGGCGGCACCGTGGACACCACCCGGGTGGAGCGGACCAGCGGGCACCCGGCCTTCGACCAGGCGGCGGCGGCGGGCGCCCGGGAGCTCCGCTTCGAGCCGGCCCGCCGCGGCGAGGACGCTGTGGGGATGTGGGTCCTCCTCCCCGTGCAGTTCAAGATGACGCCGGAGGGCGGCGCGCAGCCCGATCCCTCCTGA